A section of the Magnetococcus sp. PR-3 genome encodes:
- a CDS encoding FKBP-type peptidyl-prolyl cis-trans isomerase — protein sequence MLSAYVGRPIKKGEEIIPSFLGLVVSAESLCHGGAAGCILSPDVVYLGVFEQRMDGMTYVMKSSLMGFCVAVTLLPGLLSAETLMSKKDKLSYALGVNLAQSLAETGFDIDTNTLLMGIRDKMTGQSLKMQPQDMKQALRDEKLRRRAELAKMKAAAQSNNLKEAEDFLKANGRKSGVRTTMSGLQYKVLKAGTGPKPASKTSKVKVHYEGRLLDGTVFDSSYKRGEPIEFALNQVVQGWTEGLQLMNSGSIYELYLPPHLAYGERGRPPVIGQNKLLIFKVELIQSK from the coding sequence TTGCTGTCTGCATATGTTGGTAGGCCTATCAAAAAGGGTGAAGAAATAATTCCAAGCTTTTTAGGGTTGGTTGTGAGCGCAGAGTCTTTGTGTCATGGTGGTGCCGCAGGTTGCATCCTGTCACCAGACGTAGTTTATTTAGGGGTATTCGAACAAAGGATGGATGGTATGACGTATGTGATGAAAAGCTCGCTGATGGGATTCTGCGTTGCAGTAACTCTACTGCCCGGATTACTTTCTGCTGAAACTTTAATGAGTAAAAAAGATAAACTATCTTATGCGCTTGGGGTTAATCTGGCGCAAAGTTTGGCAGAGACAGGTTTTGATATAGATACCAATACGCTTTTGATGGGAATTCGGGATAAAATGACCGGACAGTCCCTGAAAATGCAACCTCAAGATATGAAGCAGGCGTTACGTGATGAAAAACTACGTCGTCGTGCAGAGTTGGCCAAGATGAAAGCCGCCGCGCAGAGCAATAATCTGAAAGAAGCTGAGGATTTTTTAAAGGCCAATGGGCGCAAATCAGGTGTGCGAACCACCATGTCAGGTTTGCAGTATAAGGTTCTAAAGGCCGGAACCGGCCCCAAGCCTGCGAGCAAAACCTCTAAAGTAAAGGTTCACTATGAGGGGCGCCTGCTGGATGGAACGGTATTTGACAGCTCTTATAAGCGCGGAGAGCCTATTGAGTTTGCCCTGAATCAAGTCGTACAGGGTTGGACGGAAGGCTTACAGCTTATGAACAGTGGGAGTATCTATGAACTCTACTTGCCACCCCACTTGGCATATGGTGAAAGAGGCCGTCCTCCAGTTATCGGTCAAAATAAGCTTTTGATCTTTAAGGTTGAGCTGATCCAGTCTAAATAA